From one uncultured Bacteroides sp. genomic stretch:
- a CDS encoding IS5 family transposase, with protein MLKPQERKRKYDLRKISNAIFYVVKTGCQWRMLPSDFPSWELVYYYYRKWSFLGEFDLLLNNLREKVRISMGQKAEASLGIMDSQSVRWGNNRSLNGVDGNKKVKGIKRHVVVDKNGFLIAVMVTIACVHDSKASYLLVRCLKELCCNIKVILADAGYRGEVSEKIKNTFGYLLEIIVSGDKVNGFKPIKKRWIVERTFSWFDNYRRLCRNYELTFDSAEEMVKLANIRMLLNKI; from the coding sequence ATCTTGAAGCCACAAGAGAGAAAGCGAAAATATGATTTACGTAAAATATCGAATGCCATATTTTATGTTGTAAAAACCGGTTGTCAGTGGCGTATGTTGCCTTCAGATTTTCCCTCATGGGAATTGGTATACTATTATTATCGCAAATGGTCCTTTCTTGGTGAATTTGATCTATTGCTCAATAATTTACGTGAGAAAGTACGTATTTCTATGGGGCAAAAAGCCGAAGCTAGTCTAGGAATAATGGATAGTCAAAGTGTACGCTGGGGAAACAACCGTTCCCTTAATGGAGTTGATGGTAATAAAAAAGTCAAAGGGATTAAACGTCATGTGGTTGTTGACAAGAATGGTTTCCTGATCGCTGTTATGGTTACAATTGCATGTGTGCATGATAGCAAAGCGTCTTATCTGCTTGTCCGATGTCTGAAAGAATTATGCTGTAATATAAAAGTAATTCTTGCTGATGCCGGTTATCGCGGAGAAGTATCGGAAAAAATAAAGAATACTTTTGGATATTTGCTGGAGATTATAGTCAGCGGAGACAAAGTAAATGGCTTTAAACCAATTAAAAAGAGATGGATTGTAGAAAGAACTTTTTCTTGGTTTGACAACTATAGAAGGCTCTGCCGAAACTATGAACTTACATTCGATTCAGCAGAGGAAATGGTTAAACTGGCAAACATCAGGATGCTATTGAATAAAATTTAA
- a CDS encoding transposase — translation MYICDVYQSSLKFYCQRFSNNASPVFTDEELLTVYLFSGAFQRYFSIKEIYTFTKEYLLSWFPNLPSYQTFNYRLNLMSGAINELVRQLITFFKPADCDSMTSLIDSMPIITCAGKNKTGKVATEITTKGYCSTKNMYYFGIKLHTLAFRREGTIPFPEMIILSSAEENDLTVLKREAADCLANRDIFADKIYSDFPFWGEKQQEQEVTMLTPVKAIKGEPPVITQKEKASRDLFSTAVSKVRQPIESFFNWLNEKTNIQRAIKVRSTSGLLVHTMGKIAIAFIYLIF, via the coding sequence ATGTATATCTGCGATGTTTACCAGTCTTCACTGAAGTTCTATTGCCAGAGATTCAGTAATAATGCCAGTCCAGTATTCACTGATGAGGAACTACTTACTGTATACCTGTTCAGTGGAGCATTCCAGCGGTACTTCAGCATCAAAGAGATATATACATTCACAAAAGAATATTTGCTCTCATGGTTCCCTAATCTACCTTCCTATCAGACCTTCAACTATCGGCTGAATCTAATGAGTGGAGCTATTAATGAACTAGTGAGACAACTCATTACATTCTTTAAACCAGCTGATTGCGATTCTATGACGTCACTTATTGACTCCATGCCTATTATCACTTGTGCAGGAAAAAATAAAACAGGGAAAGTGGCTACTGAAATTACGACCAAAGGATACTGTTCTACAAAGAACATGTATTATTTCGGAATCAAACTTCATACGTTAGCTTTCCGCAGAGAAGGGACAATACCGTTCCCTGAAATGATTATCCTGTCATCTGCTGAAGAAAATGATCTGACCGTTCTCAAAAGAGAAGCCGCTGATTGTCTGGCAAACAGAGATATCTTTGCTGATAAGATATATTCAGACTTCCCGTTCTGGGGAGAAAAGCAACAAGAGCAAGAAGTAACGATGCTTACTCCCGTGAAAGCAATTAAAGGAGAACCTCCAGTTATTACCCAAAAAGAGAAAGCAAGTAGAGATTTATTCTCTACTGCTGTTTCAAAGGTCAGGCAGCCCATAGAATCATTTTTCAACTGGCTGAATGAGAAAACAAATATTCAAAGAGCGATCAAAGTCAGATCTACATCTGGACTTTTAGTACATACGATGGGCAAAATTGCCATCGCATTCATTTATCTAATTTTTTAA
- a CDS encoding DUF6443 domain-containing protein: protein MDVTISHCGSAVADTYLYLLDSSGKLISSNDNYSGDEQCSSVANAYLKMTDLAAGTYYIVSEGNTQNSNITTTVNGNIPYAGFESGQNQNYIIEITPTVESSDARGLSLNQSIQKIQYYDGLGRPSQSIQRGFSLNNNDLITLQEYDNQGRESNAWLPTPYSASGSYTDPATIKSEAITATVYNDSSPYSSPVYETSPLNRVLEKYGPGANWRSNGKSVESAFYTNDKDLKSLKCAYYYVTSDNKLVKSSIYDNGQLYVTRTMDEDGYESFEFKNKLGQVILTRQKNDLEYYDTYYVYDDFGNRCFVLPPSAAAGLRDTTYSDTENLLRNFAYVYQYDSRNRCIYKKLPGADPIYMIYDKADRLIFSQDGEQRKKTPQEWSFNIPDVFGRTVLTGICKNSLVYTADPLKGVFVKADWAKTATAYKGYNILAGTFTLSSPTILDVNYYDSYEFMDPNVSQSVFDSNFKPESVTGYGEQYTQGYSGLLTGKITALLDGSGYLYNVMYYDYRGRVIQTKATNHLTGGYDKDYFLYTFTGKIKKHQHVQSAQGKATLTEVYENFYDNAERLTKTTHSLNGSTPVILAENTYDDMGRLQSKKQHGAVETTNYAYNIRSWLKGITTTNNRFSETLYYNESSNGSIPCYNGNISAMNWKVQNDTQRGYNFHYDDLSRITAADYQNNDANTDKNYSTTYAYDNMGNIKYLTRYGLSAKPSTFGMIDNLTLNYNGNQLSSVTDASTSEPSYSRAFNFVKASVGTPEYTYDANGNLTRDSHKKIAKIQYNLLNLPSALQFTEGHTSEYLYDAAGVKRKVKQVTTTENLLVPMGSMLPVPADKVSVTTQTDYCGNVIYENGVLSRILIDGGYITMSGTTPTYHYYIQDHQGNNRVVFNQSGTVEQTNHYYPFGMTFGEGIDNSDNRYKYNDKELDRMHGLDLYDYGARHYDAAIGRWGVIDPLAEKYYSISPYIYCANNPIRFIDPTGMDWVSRVVDGVTEVYYDREVYSQDDVNEKYGEKGGVTHLTNGSTLTVYDADGNMKSQYTFMNDSKENKYGTVTDKNGNTLDNTLITYGGNYTIFGTSDYSVNAETLHKNLMGTSYTGPDNPQDYRGLDSYQYKPRNASEYPSIQHDKEYDNLQASGILGAFFDISTLDADKRLVERNKKIAADPSIPQKDRNRAAKTATAFSYISSFKMMILLMSAMP, encoded by the coding sequence ATGGATGTCACAATATCCCATTGTGGTTCTGCAGTGGCTGATACTTATCTATATTTATTAGATTCATCAGGGAAGCTGATATCATCCAATGATAATTATTCGGGTGATGAGCAATGCTCTTCTGTTGCCAATGCTTATTTAAAGATGACAGATCTGGCTGCCGGAACTTATTACATTGTTTCTGAAGGTAACACACAGAATAGCAATATAACGACAACGGTGAATGGTAATATACCGTATGCCGGATTTGAAAGCGGGCAAAATCAAAATTATATTATAGAAATTACTCCAACGGTTGAATCATCAGATGCCAGAGGGCTCTCCTTGAATCAATCTATTCAGAAAATTCAGTATTATGATGGGCTAGGAAGGCCTTCTCAATCTATTCAAAGAGGATTCTCCCTGAACAATAACGATTTGATTACACTGCAGGAATATGATAATCAGGGAAGAGAAAGTAATGCTTGGCTTCCTACTCCATATTCTGCAAGTGGAAGTTATACAGATCCGGCAACAATTAAGTCTGAAGCTATAACAGCAACGGTTTATAATGATAGTTCTCCATATTCATCTCCTGTTTACGAAACTTCCCCTTTAAACAGAGTACTTGAAAAGTATGGTCCGGGAGCGAATTGGCGGAGTAACGGAAAATCTGTAGAAAGTGCATTTTATACGAATGATAAAGATCTTAAAAGCTTGAAATGTGCTTATTATTATGTCACTTCAGATAACAAGCTGGTGAAATCCAGTATTTATGATAATGGCCAGCTTTATGTAACCCGTACCATGGATGAAGATGGGTATGAATCATTTGAGTTTAAAAACAAACTAGGACAAGTAATTCTTACTCGTCAGAAGAATGATTTAGAATACTATGATACTTACTATGTTTATGATGATTTTGGAAATAGATGTTTTGTTTTACCTCCTTCAGCAGCTGCTGGATTACGTGATACTACTTATTCTGATACAGAAAATTTATTGAGAAACTTTGCATATGTTTATCAGTACGATTCCAGAAATCGGTGTATTTATAAGAAATTACCAGGTGCTGATCCTATCTATATGATTTATGATAAAGCAGATCGTCTGATTTTTAGTCAGGATGGAGAACAACGTAAAAAAACGCCTCAGGAATGGAGTTTTAATATCCCGGATGTATTTGGACGTACTGTATTAACCGGTATTTGTAAGAACTCATTGGTATATACTGCTGACCCATTGAAAGGTGTTTTTGTAAAAGCCGATTGGGCAAAGACCGCAACAGCATATAAAGGATATAATATTTTGGCTGGAACCTTTACATTATCTTCTCCAACAATACTGGATGTTAATTACTACGATAGTTATGAATTTATGGATCCTAATGTATCTCAATCTGTTTTTGATTCTAACTTCAAACCGGAATCTGTCACAGGTTATGGTGAACAATATACTCAAGGATATAGCGGACTATTAACAGGAAAGATTACAGCCTTGCTTGATGGCTCTGGTTATCTATATAATGTGATGTATTACGATTACAGAGGGCGTGTGATACAAACCAAAGCAACAAATCATTTAACCGGTGGATACGATAAAGACTATTTCCTTTATACATTTACAGGGAAAATAAAGAAACATCAGCATGTGCAAAGTGCACAAGGCAAAGCAACCCTTACCGAAGTCTATGAAAACTTTTATGATAATGCGGAACGCCTCACAAAAACCACTCATTCACTGAATGGTTCAACTCCGGTTATATTAGCTGAGAATACCTACGATGATATGGGGCGCCTTCAATCAAAGAAACAACACGGAGCAGTAGAAACAACCAATTATGCTTACAACATAAGAAGCTGGTTGAAAGGCATTACTACAACCAATAACCGTTTTAGTGAAACCTTGTACTATAATGAATCGTCCAATGGAAGCATCCCATGCTATAATGGTAATATCAGTGCAATGAACTGGAAAGTACAGAATGATACTCAAAGGGGATACAATTTCCATTACGATGATCTGAGTCGTATTACCGCAGCCGATTATCAAAATAATGATGCCAATACAGACAAGAATTATTCAACTACCTATGCGTACGATAATATGGGTAATATAAAGTACCTGACAAGATACGGCTTGTCTGCTAAACCATCAACCTTTGGAATGATAGATAACCTGACACTGAATTACAATGGAAACCAGCTGAGTAGTGTAACAGACGCATCAACGAGTGAACCGTCATACTCCAGAGCATTTAACTTTGTAAAGGCCAGTGTCGGCACTCCTGAATATACTTACGATGCCAATGGTAATTTAACAAGAGATTCTCACAAGAAAATAGCAAAAATTCAATACAATTTACTAAATTTGCCAAGTGCGTTACAATTTACCGAAGGGCATACTTCTGAGTATCTATATGATGCAGCGGGAGTGAAACGAAAAGTAAAACAAGTAACTACTACCGAGAATCTGTTGGTGCCAATGGGAAGCATGCTTCCTGTTCCCGCAGATAAAGTATCAGTAACAACCCAGACGGATTATTGCGGTAATGTGATCTATGAAAACGGAGTTCTGAGCAGAATACTTATTGATGGCGGGTATATAACAATGAGTGGCACAACACCCACTTATCATTATTATATTCAGGATCATCAGGGAAACAACCGTGTAGTATTCAATCAAAGTGGAACAGTTGAGCAAACCAATCATTACTATCCGTTCGGAATGACATTTGGTGAAGGAATTGATAATTCTGATAACAGATACAAGTACAATGACAAGGAATTAGATCGGATGCATGGTTTAGATTTGTATGATTATGGTGCACGACATTATGATGCTGCTATTGGGAGATGGGGTGTGATTGATCCTTTGGCGGAGAAATATTATTCTATCTCACCTTATATTTATTGTGCTAATAATCCTATTAGATTTATTGACCCAACAGGGATGGATTGGGTTTCTAGGGTTGTAGATGGTGTAACTGAAGTATACTATGATAGAGAAGTTTATTCTCAAGATGATGTCAATGAAAAGTATGGAGAAAAAGGAGGAGTAACTCATCTAACAAATGGCTCTACTCTGACAGTTTACGATGCTGATGGAAATATGAAATCTCAATATACATTTATGAATGATAGTAAGGAAAATAAGTATGGTACTGTAACAGATAAAAATGGAAATACTTTGGACAATACTCTAATAACTTATGGCGGTAATTACACAATTTTTGGAACTAGTGACTATAGTGTCAACGCGGAAACTCTTCATAAAAATCTGATGGGTACTAGTTATACAGGACCTGATAATCCACAAGATTATAGAGGCCTAGATTCATATCAGTATAAACCACGAAATGCTAGTGAATATCCGTCCATTCAACATGATAAAGAATACGATAATTTGCAAGCAAGTGGGATTTTAGGAGCGTTTTTTGATATAAGCACACTTGATGCTGATAAGCGATTAGTTGAACGTAATAAAAAAATAGCGGCTGATCCGTCTATTCCCCAAAAAGATAGGAACAGAGCAGCTAAAACAGCGACAGCTTTCAGCTACATTTCGTCATTTAAGATGATGATTCTACTTATGAGTGCCATGCCATAA
- a CDS encoding RHS repeat-associated core domain-containing protein yields MIFNQSRTVEQTNHYYPFGVTFGEGIDNSDNRYKYNDKELDRMHGLDWYDYGARMQTGMNFTTIDPLAEKYYSISPYAYCADNPMKFVDKEGKYIDIWYPGKNGIPTSFRFDGNNGTQAPNNSYVQAVIKSYNYDVSNGGGDNLKEAATNSNLTINVAPSWSGSNKEDYYSWSENIVHWDTNTALRFGGGKLSISPATILEHEMAHAIAANKDLAGYLKRLGCYVLNYQNAEEQRVMQGPERKIAIKNKEIKPNQQRIDHTAGDLYPVGNSTSTTPNYVGNNINSIIYFFVSQNPNIVVNYK; encoded by the coding sequence ATGATATTCAATCAAAGTAGAACAGTTGAGCAAACCAATCATTACTATCCCTTTGGGGTGACTTTCGGTGAAGGAATTGATAATTCTGATAACAGGTATAAGTATAATGACAAGGAACTTGACCGAATGCATGGTTTGGATTGGTATGATTACGGAGCTAGGATGCAGACTGGTATGAATTTTACTACAATAGATCCTTTGGCTGAGAAATATTATTCTATTTCACCATATGCGTATTGCGCTGATAATCCAATGAAATTTGTGGATAAAGAAGGCAAATATATAGACATTTGGTATCCAGGTAAAAATGGAATTCCTACAAGTTTTAGATTTGATGGAAATAATGGTACCCAAGCTCCTAATAACAGTTATGTACAAGCCGTTATTAAATCTTATAATTATGACGTGAGTAATGGAGGAGGCGATAATCTAAAAGAAGCTGCTACAAATAGCAATTTGACAATAAATGTTGCACCTTCATGGTCGGGGTCTAATAAGGAAGATTATTATAGTTGGAGTGAGAATATAGTTCATTGGGATACAAATACAGCTTTACGATTTGGAGGAGGAAAATTATCCATCTCTCCTGCTACAATATTAGAACATGAAATGGCTCATGCTATTGCTGCAAATAAAGACTTAGCAGGCTATTTAAAGAGACTTGGTTGTTATGTACTGAATTATCAAAATGCCGAAGAACAACGTGTAATGCAAGGTCCAGAAAGAAAAATAGCTATAAAAAATAAAGAAATAAAACCAAATCAACAAAGAATAGATCATACTGCTGGAGATCTTTATCCTGTTGGAAATTCGACTTCAACAACGCCTAACTACGTCGGGAATAATATAAATAGTATTATATACTTCTTTGTATCGCAAAATCCAAATATTGTTGTTAATTACAAATAA
- a CDS encoding transposase: protein MTKSSILNQYMDICKDVLSEVETKLNKSFKEFIIETLLLYMVIPQRINYLQLGRYSHSCEQRFRMNSAKEFDWLSFNLSLSRRILTGTRKAIAVDPSYISKSGKQTPWIGYFWSGCAGAARRGLEILGIGLIDVDNKDCISLEAVQTPDSITLGNYDGNLINWYLGVLEEKATKLQKVTRHIVADAYFSKKNFTDGLAKLGFHLISRFRDDAVLFYPTTQQPTGKRGRPKLYDSKIDFANLDLNRFEKINLLHIDKGYLYTTIAYSKSLKQMVKLVVWFFDNGKKHKLYFSTDINLSGKDVIETYRTRFQIEFNFRDAKQFAGLNQCQARNLSKLKFNFNASLTAVNVAKIVAKEKGVNFSMASLKTMMHNTFLLQRFICASGIRPNKRLNDKLFKELIEFAAIAA, encoded by the coding sequence ATGACAAAATCAAGCATACTTAACCAATATATGGATATCTGTAAGGATGTTCTTTCTGAAGTGGAAACAAAGTTAAACAAAAGTTTCAAAGAATTTATTATTGAAACATTATTATTGTATATGGTAATACCTCAACGAATAAATTATCTTCAGCTAGGAAGATACAGCCACTCCTGTGAGCAACGCTTTAGAATGAATTCAGCCAAGGAATTTGACTGGCTTTCATTCAACTTGTCTCTTTCAAGAAGGATTCTGACTGGAACAAGGAAAGCCATAGCTGTTGACCCAAGCTATATCTCCAAATCCGGTAAACAGACTCCATGGATTGGTTATTTCTGGTCTGGCTGTGCAGGTGCGGCAAGACGAGGACTAGAGATTTTAGGAATAGGCCTGATTGATGTCGACAATAAGGATTGTATATCCTTAGAGGCTGTTCAAACACCTGATTCTATAACTCTTGGAAATTATGATGGAAACCTTATAAACTGGTATTTGGGTGTTCTTGAAGAAAAAGCGACTAAACTGCAGAAAGTCACAAGGCACATTGTTGCAGATGCCTACTTCTCCAAGAAAAACTTCACTGATGGGCTTGCCAAACTCGGATTCCATCTAATTTCCCGTTTCCGTGATGATGCTGTTCTGTTTTATCCAACCACGCAACAACCTACAGGCAAAAGAGGACGACCAAAGCTATATGATAGCAAAATTGATTTTGCCAACTTAGATTTAAATAGGTTTGAGAAGATCAATTTATTACATATAGACAAAGGCTATCTTTATACCACAATAGCATATTCCAAATCCTTGAAACAAATGGTAAAACTTGTAGTCTGGTTTTTTGATAACGGGAAAAAACATAAACTCTATTTCTCTACCGATATTAATCTTTCGGGTAAAGATGTAATAGAAACATATCGTACCCGTTTCCAGATTGAGTTCAATTTTAGAGATGCCAAGCAGTTTGCCGGATTAAACCAGTGCCAGGCAAGGAACCTATCCAAACTGAAGTTTAATTTTAATGCATCATTAACAGCGGTGAATGTGGCAAAGATCGTTGCTAAAGAAAAGGGTGTAAACTTTTCGATGGCTTCACTTAAAACTATGATGCACAACACATTCCTGCTTCAAAGATTTATTTGCGCGTCTGGCATTAGACCAAACAAGAGATTAAATGACAAACTATTCAAAGAACTCATTGAGTTTGCTGCTATTGCAGCATAG
- a CDS encoding RHS repeat-associated core domain-containing protein, which yields MNWKVQNDTQRGYNFHYDDLSRITAADYQNNDANTGKNYSTTYVYDNMGNMKNLRRYGLSAKPSIFGIIDDLALSYNGNQLSSVTDASTGEPLYSGAFNFVKDTLKTTEYTYDANGNLTRDSHKKIAKIQYNILNLPSALQFTEGHTSEYLYDAAGVKRRVKQVTTTENLLVPMGSMLPVPADKVAVTTQTDYCGNVIYENGILNKILVDEGYITMNGTTPTYHYYIQDHQRNNRVVFNQSGTVEQTNHYYPFGMTFGEEIDNSDNRYKYNDKELDRMHGLDLYDYGARMQDGMRFTTIDPLAEKYYSISPYAYCAGNPMNRIDLNGDSVTVLNLGTGKNQHMAILIQNKNGKWQYYSVNGDNEYFSGKFTGGRESDDLAVGEFNSPQEFMNSYYNQKGDETDNTKNSYGYSEGFIIPTSKKQDKVIKEKFIDISKNEEYSLNPLAPNHCATTVQRSLNQANIETREAEIRMVTDRQHGEIYEVKTKRNPYLPSNAFKAIIKNNPNGKYIRKTK from the coding sequence ATGAACTGGAAAGTACAGAACGATACTCAAAGAGGATACAATTTTCATTACGATGACCTGAGTCGTATTACCGCAGCCGATTATCAGAATAATGATGCTAATACCGGCAAAAATTATTCAACTACCTATGTGTATGATAATATGGGTAATATGAAGAACCTGAGAAGATATGGTTTGTCTGCTAAACCATCAATCTTTGGAATTATAGATGATTTGGCGTTGAGTTACAATGGGAACCAGTTAAGTAGCGTAACAGATGCATCAACGGGTGAACCGTTATACTCAGGAGCATTTAATTTTGTGAAAGATACTTTGAAGACGACCGAATATACTTATGATGCCAATGGTAATTTAACAAGAGATTCTCACAAGAAAATAGCAAAAATTCAATACAATATATTAAATTTGCCAAGCGCGTTGCAATTTACCGAGGGGCATACTTCAGAGTATCTTTATGATGCTGCAGGAGTGAAACGGAGAGTAAAACAAGTAACTACTACTGAGAATCTGTTGGTACCAATGGGAAGTATGCTTCCTGTTCCTGCTGATAAAGTAGCAGTAACAACTCAGACAGACTATTGCGGCAATGTGATCTATGAAAACGGAATCCTTAACAAGATACTGGTTGATGAAGGTTATATAACGATGAACGGTACAACGCCCACTTACCATTACTATATTCAGGATCATCAGAGAAATAACCGTGTAGTATTCAATCAAAGTGGAACAGTTGAGCAAACCAATCATTACTATCCGTTCGGAATGACATTTGGTGAAGAAATTGATAATTCTGATAATAGGTATAAGTATAATGACAAGGAATTGGACCGGATGCATGGGTTGGATTTATATGATTATGGTGCTAGAATGCAGGATGGGATGCGGTTTACTACAATAGATCCTTTGGCAGAGAAGTATTATTCTATTTCGCCGTATGCTTATTGTGCAGGGAATCCGATGAATAGAATTGATTTGAATGGAGATAGTGTTACTGTTTTAAATCTTGGGACAGGGAAAAATCAACATATGGCTATTCTTATTCAGAATAAAAATGGAAAGTGGCAATATTATTCTGTAAATGGAGATAATGAATATTTTTCTGGTAAGTTTACTGGTGGTAGAGAATCTGATGATCTAGCTGTAGGTGAGTTTAATAGTCCTCAAGAATTTATGAATAGTTACTACAATCAAAAAGGTGACGAAACGGATAATACAAAAAATTCATATGGTTACTCAGAAGGTTTTATTATACCTACAAGTAAAAAACAAGATAAAGTAATTAAAGAAAAATTTATTGATATAAGTAAAAATGAAGAATATAGTTTAAATCCGTTAGCGCCCAATCATTGTGCAACTACTGTTCAACGAAGTTTAAATCAAGCAAACATAGAAACACGTGAAGCGGAGATCAGAATGGTAACTGATAGGCAACATGGTGAAATATATGAAGTAAAAACTAAAAGAAACCCTTATCTACCAAGTAATGCATTTAAAGCTATAATTAAAAATAATCCCAATGGTAAATATATCAGGAAAACGAAATAA